A single window of Paenibacillus sp. FSL H8-0537 DNA harbors:
- a CDS encoding sugar ABC transporter permease — MKRDKHLFVLLIPYMVLFLLFTVLPVIISILFSFTYFNMLEFPRWVGWENYSKLLWNDDVFLIGLKNTLIFAVITGPVSYIACFVFAWLINELNPKIRAFMTLVFFAPSISGNVFFIWQIIFSSDSYGIMNGFLMKIGFIYEPIQWLQNPDYMLTIIIIVQLWLSLGTSFLAFIAGLQTVDRTLYEAGAVDGVKNRWQELWFITLPSMRPQLMFGAVIQITSSLAVADVAMALAGFPSVQYGAHTVVTHLVDYGTIRFEMGYASAIATVLFMLMLGTNLAVQKLLKRVGE, encoded by the coding sequence ATGAAGCGGGATAAGCATTTGTTTGTCCTGCTGATTCCTTATATGGTGCTGTTTCTGTTATTTACGGTGCTGCCGGTCATCATTTCCATCCTTTTCAGCTTTACGTATTTTAATATGCTTGAATTTCCGCGCTGGGTCGGATGGGAGAATTATTCCAAGCTGCTTTGGAATGACGATGTGTTTCTCATTGGACTAAAAAATACGCTTATATTTGCCGTCATAACCGGTCCGGTCAGCTATATCGCTTGTTTCGTATTCGCATGGCTTATTAATGAGCTTAATCCGAAAATCAGGGCATTTATGACGCTCGTGTTTTTTGCTCCTTCGATTTCGGGCAACGTCTTTTTTATTTGGCAAATTATTTTTTCAAGCGATTCGTATGGCATTATGAACGGCTTTCTGATGAAGATCGGGTTTATTTACGAGCCTATTCAATGGCTGCAGAATCCTGACTATATGCTCACGATTATTATTATCGTCCAATTATGGCTCAGCCTCGGGACCAGCTTTCTGGCGTTTATTGCCGGCTTGCAGACGGTTGACCGCACATTGTACGAGGCAGGGGCAGTGGATGGCGTGAAAAATCGCTGGCAGGAGCTTTGGTTTATTACCCTTCCATCCATGAGGCCGCAGCTGATGTTTGGCGCCGTCATCCAGATTACGTCTTCCCTTGCAGTAGCAGACGTAGCGATGGCTTTGGCTGGCTTTCCGAGCGTGCAGTATGGCGCACATACCGTCGTTACCCATTTGGTGGATTACGGCACGATTCGTTTCGAAATGGGCTATGCGTCTGCTATCGCGACCGTACTATTTATGCTGATGCTGGGCACCAATCTGGCCGTTCAAAAGTTGCTGAAGAGGGTGGGGGAATAG